One Salvia miltiorrhiza cultivar Shanhuang (shh) chromosome 6, IMPLAD_Smil_shh, whole genome shotgun sequence genomic window, CAGATGTGAACAACATGACAAATCAATTTATCAAGGGGATGGAATTGGGCCAACCTTCAATGTCCATTGAACCGTTGATTGGACCTGGAAATTCAAGTCACATCTCCAATGCCACTCTTTCTATGCAAAGGTATCTTTCATTAATCAATTTAACTGCCTTACCTTATCATATTCTCCAATTTAGCTTTCAGCACAGTGGAACTTGAAATACAAATTGGTATGAATTAGATCAAATCTAAAGTTTGTTGGTATTATCACCAGATGATAAATCATTGACAAATAGATGCCAGattcattcatttatttattcgtAGTTTTTTGGAAAGTGGTGTATGAGTTTGAATGCTGCCTTTTGGATTTCAAAAGCTAGCACCACAGCAAACATTTGCAGTTATACTTTAGAAGTAAAGAATCATGATGATAGTTTCATAAATTTCACCATGCCAAAAGGTTATGGATGGAGCTTCTGGGTTTTGAGTTATATAGCATGGACCTTATATGTTAATATTACTTGTTTGCAACTTCTGGTACTTGGGAGGAGCAGAAACTTGAGAACTGGTGCGtagaaaaacaataaattcCTTGTGCTGAACTATGTCTAGTTATGTGGGATTTGAACTCTTGCTCGCTGCTGAGTCAATTTACGAAAATATTAGGTATAAGAGGCCATAACTACGAAATACATGGGATTCTATGTGAACTCTGCAGTCAACTAGAGCAATTTAAGAAGCTTGCATCATTTAGTTTCTTGTTTCAGTTGCCTTTTCACGATAGCCAGAGGCCCAGAGCTGTATACATGATTGCTAGTAGTATCAGATGTACACCTGTTTCATCacttatttaatactccctccgtcccgcccaagatgctacatattccttttcgagccgtcccaacgaagatattacatttctatatttggcaaaaataagaaattttaaacacttaattaacactaattaagtatttctttattaccttatctctcctactttatcactttattaccttctctttcttattttatcactttattactttctctctcctactttatcacttgattattacacacttaaaacattaatttacaactccttaaattccgtgctgaaaagcaaatgtagcgtcttggccgggacggagggagtaataaaattgCAAATCATCTTTAGTTAGACTATATCTGATAGTTGTGGACAAATACCTTCCACGACCATCAAGAATATCAGAACTTTGAACTGCGCTTGtaaaactaataattaaaacCACGACACCCTTGATTTGATGTCATTGGACAGTAAAGTATGTTGTGCTAATGTTCAGGAGCTGAGTGGAACTATTAAAAgatgaatatttttttccaaGCTTTCTTGTTCTTCGTTGTTAATTGAGGCTCAGTTTAGTTTTTCTGTTGTTGTATCACAATTTAGGCATGATGGGCCTATTCAGTCTTTTTCTCTTGGCGAAGCAGGGAGTAATCCTGCAATCCATGGTTATGCCCACACAAGCAATCAACCATATTTAACACCTCATTTGGCGATAAGTTCTCCCAGCCGTTTGGGGCAGCAGCCAGTCCAGCGGCACAACATAGGGAGATCAACTCAATTTCATGACGGTGAGTACCCCAATGATCTGGTCTACATTCTCCTGGAAGCAAGAGCGTATATTCTGATGCCTCGACCCCCTCTCCTTTGGTTCAGTTCGAACATCTTGTCTCCTTTCCAATATATTTTAACACAAACTTGGTATATCTACTTACAGGACATAGAGGCAACTACTCGGTCTCCAATACACCTCCAGCTTTTCATGGAAGAAAAGATTACAGAAGGAATGCTTAATGCATAATGTGAAATGTTATGATGGGAGGAGTCCTTGCAAGGGAGAAGTCATCATTATTTATGCTAGTATTGCATTTCCTGCACTTGTGATTtgttcctctttttttctttttttttttcttttttttttcttctctctttttctttgtgTTTCTGAGAAAAGAATTATTATCGACGTCTCTCTCTGGTTTCAAAAGGTTAAAAGAAAGAACTTGATTTGAGGGTTGATATTGCTTAGTGATTTATAAGAATTAGTGTAATTGTTGATGGGGGAATGCTCTTCCTCTGTCTGCACCAGAACTTTACCTCATTAATCCTcccattctttttttattttaacttttgGAGCACAACGGACCAGGACTGCTTATAATTTCAcgttttttttattgtttctctCAAAATTGGAGTAttagaaattaaatataattggCAAGTTTATGCAAACAGTTCTCATATTTTTGGGAATGGTCAGATTAGTCGTCCTTTCCTCAACTCATGTAATCGACTAATCCTAATTACTTAAAGAAGAGATTACCCGTTGTTTTCGGCTATACTTATTTTCAAAGCAAATCTATCATATAGCTGATGTAAAAACTACACTAAGTGCATATTTAGTAGGTTTTATAAGTCttgatatttaaataatttgaagTTATATATGCGTTTGCTAtccaaaattattaattaagagaGCTCGAAATAAAATCAAGACTCTTattttactccctctgtccttgAAATAAGttcttatttttcctttttgggacgttcctcaaataagttcctctttttttcttttcatttttggacaattaccccactactaataatactttatttattcttactttttactttttcactactcccaatattaattataacacttttttaccttttcaccactcccaatactaattataatatatttttctccactatcaatatactttacaatttttccttaaaaccgtGCCTTCCCCAatgaggaacttattttggggacggagggagtattatttttctgACCTTGGAGATAAATTGATCTTATGGAAAAAGTAACTATTcattgtattatttattttatttttattaataatttcattttcaaatatgGATACCAAACCGGTGCTAAAAAGAAATTGAACCATTAAGCcactttaaaaattaaaataaataaattagcgAGTGGTACGAAAATGGTTGAAATGAGAAGAGGAAGGGGGAGCCCACATGAGTTGGATATTGGAAGTTAAAAAAAGCAGCCCAAAATGAAGTTGTGGGAGAGACATGGATGCACATAAACCACTCAAATCACCTCCAAAAATCTAAACCAGCCAATGGCTGTTGGCCTCTCCCTTTTTCCATATCATATCCTCAGCCCCAAGCCCCAGCTAaataagtaataataataataataatagtaataacaataatagtCCCTTGCTTCTCTAACAAATCAGAATAATAAAAAACAGCTGAGGCTGAATTGTGTATTGCAGGAGCTTCTCCACCAACACCATTTCCTTCTTCCCCAAACAGGTAAGCTAACTGTTGAGTCTTGACGATTTAATTCATGCCATGCACTGACACTGTGCCAACTAGATTTCTCCATAATTTTTGTTTTGCGTATTCATCGATCTTATCGAAACTAACCAACCGAAACCAACTAGTTTCGTgggcttatatatatatatatatatatatatatatataggagagagagagagagagagagagagatctagTTTTGTTGAGCTGCCATGCGCCTAATTCGAAACGAAAACATTAACAATCGTTTAGTTTTTGGCAGCGTTGATCGAAGCGAATTAAGCGTGTGATGGTGTGGTGATGATCATGGCCACTGCCGTCGTCGGACTGAGCACCGGCACCGGGAAAAGGCTCCTCCGCCTCGGCGCCACCTCCTACTACTCCGATCTCTCCGCCGAAAGACTGGCTTGCTCCGCCGatcccaccaccaccacctcctcgTCGTCCTCCTCCTCCATCATCTCTGCGAAGAAATCATGGTCACGACGGCGCCCGCACTCCATCAAAGCCCTAAAAGATCCTCAGCCGTGTCTCTCTGATCCTGATTATCTGGTGGATGCGGTGCTTCTACTGCAGAAATCTATGCTTGAGAAGCAATGGAATCTCTCCCCCAAAACAGAGGAGAAGGAAATAGAGGTGATCTGTTCGGGGACCTCAGCCCGGCGGCGCAGAATGGAGTCGAGAAAGAGAGTTGAAAAGTCGGTTATGAATGTAGACGACGAGCTTCTTCACAAAGGTTGTTATGTGAAGGAGCAGCTCCTCACTCACGCCCAAGTGGTGCAGCTTTCACACAAAATCAAAGCAGGGCTGGCCTTGGAAGACAGGAGGCAAAGGTAAGTATTGATTATGGATTCATATGAATATGATTAATTAGATAGTGATGATCCTGATCCATTTCCATCAGGCTGAAGCAACGATTGGGATGCGAGCCCTCGGATGAGCAGCTTGCGAGTTCCCTGCGGATGAGCCGTGCTAATTTGCAGTCGAAAATGATAGAGTGCTCGCTGGCCAGAGAGAAACTGGCAATGAGCAATATCCGTCTCGTCATGTCTATTGCTCAAAGATATGACAACATGGGTGCTGAAATGCCTGATCTTATTCAGGGCGGCCTCATTGGATTGCTACGAGGGATTGAGAAATTTGATTCTTCCAAGGGATTCAAGATCTCTACTTATGTCTATTGGTGGATTCGACAGGTAATCACTCTactctatcaaatcaaatctctTTTATTGTAATTTGTATCAACATTACCATTACCATTAGCTGCTGCTGCCTGCCTGCAGGGTGTTTCAAGAGCTTTAGTGGACAGCTCAAGAACCCTAAGGCTGCCAACCCATTTACATGAAAGGCTAAGTTTGATCAGAAATGCAAAGACTAAGCTCCAAGAAAGAGGAATAACTCCATCTATTGATGTAAGCCTTGCATCCTATCTACTAATTTCCATCTACTATTAACATGTCATGATTCACTCGATGCCCACTGCAGAGAATTGCTGAGACTCTCAACATGACAGAGAGGAAAGTGAGGAATGCCACTGAGGTAGTCAGCATATAAATTACTCCATCATGTATCATCATTCAATTCAAATGGGTATTCTCCTAATAAAtatgcatgtatatatatttgcaGGCAGTGAGCAAGGTTTTCTCCCTTGACAGAGATGCATACCCCTCTTTAAACGGTCTTCCTGGAGAAACCCTTCATAGTGTAAGTACATGAATGATGTGATGGAGCATTTGGATTTTGTGTTTTAACTCTAATTTAAGAGCTTATGCAGTACATTGCAGATACCAATGTGGAGAATAACCCGTGGACTGGAGTTGATGAATGGGCACTTAAGGTACCAAAACCAGAAGAGTGATATATAATCATGGCATCAGTTATGCCTCTTTTCTCATTCTTGTGTTGTGTTTGCACTTTGCAGGATGAAGTAGATAAACTTATTAGTGTGACGCTAAGACAAAGGGAGCAGGAGATTATCCGACTCTACTACGGCCTAGATAATGAATGTCTCACTTGGGAAGACATTAGCAGAAGGTCAATTTTCTTCCACTCTTAACTAAATTGTTTCCTTcaaattactattattattaatattgttgGTGATTTTTCAGGATGGGGTTGTCCAGGGAGAGAGTAAGGCAGGTGGGGCTTGTGGCGCTTGAGAAATTAAAACATGCTGCCAGGAAAACTGGATTGGAGGCCATGTTGCTACAACATTGATACCTAAGCTTATAATGTATATATAAACAACACAAAAACAAGTCATAGATAGAGAGGATATGCAATTTTTACACAACCATGGTGCTACAATTTTTTGTTCTTCTCCTCACTTTAATTATATGTAACTGGATCTCATACCTTTGATTTCATACAACTACTAACCACATTCGCTTCTCATCGCCAGCACAAAATTGTAGGAGAAATATGTACAAATAGTCGAGGTTATATTACGCAGAACATAACAGAACGTTAAGCGTACAAAAGAGTGAGTTTTAGGTAGAAGAAACCAAATGCATCAAGGTAGAGAAACAGCAGCATGTGGAGGGCTAAACACGAGCATCCCACAAGCACAAGTAGTTAGCTTTTTCCATCCTGAGCAGGTTTTCAACTTGTGCAGGAGGGTTTAGACCCAATTTATTAGCTCGCTCCCAGCGCTCCAGTCGGTTCATCCCTATGCAAGGTCCATAAGCCATGTTCATGTCGAATTGCCTCAGAACCTCCTCTTTCTCATCATTCTCTTCTGCATTATATCAAAATGCATCGCATCACAAATTATCTTCAAAAATGCAACCAACCTCTTCTCAATACACAAAACAATACTGTGATCCTTCTTTCCAAATAATGACCTTCTATACATATTGGTTGGCAGAGGCGCCCAATTTTGACCACAACAGTGATGACAGAAATATTGCAACGACAGCATAAGGAACACAATTTCTAATCATTTGGAAGCTCCACATGACCCATCTTTTAAATGTGCTTCAAAAGGATTTCAGTTCTAGGTTGTATGTACTCAAAAACACATCACATTCATGCTATTCTACTATGATTTATAATTGAAAAGAATAGAATTAAACAAGCAGCTAAACAGATAGTTGAATCTCCAATCAAATTGCCAAAAGAATCTTgtattttgaaaatttaaatagaAATTCTCCATAAGCATAAATATGacggatttttttttaaaaaaaaaaaaatcagaaatgaAAAAACTGAATAAAACTAGAGCGATTAATTGAgaaagccaatgcagtagcaaAAGTTACTAAAACTCAAACAATTTGCAAATTAGGGTTTACGAAATCATGGATACTACTTGTTTCCAAGCAAATAAACATGCGAGTGAGAGAGCAGGTGACCTTGAAGATCGAGAGTAGCATTGGAGATAAGAGCCGGGGGCTGAACGACGTCGGAGCCGCAGGAGGCGGAGTGTTTGCCCTTCTTCGCCGCTCCGGGCTTTCCTTTCTTCTTCTCCCGGAAAAATCCTTTCACTCCTGCCGACGCCATTTAATTGGTAATATTATTAGTGGCGGAGGAGATGGTGATGGAAGTGGTGGTGATGGTGGTTAAGGAGGCGCACCGTCGTAGATAAGATTcgaatttgaaatttgaattgaGGGATTCGGGGTTTTGTTGAGAGGGGGACGCGATGCTACGAACAAGGCGAGATAATGGGCTTCAATAATTAATGGCCCATATGCTTTACTGCCACTCTAGCTAAGCCCATTTATAAATGCCCCAAGGCCCAAAAAAGCAAGaaacttctctctcctctctcttgaAGAAATTGCTTTCTTCTCCGGCGTGATGAATGATTATTAGTCAAGTAAAATGGGGCATAGGTGGTGGTAGCTCATTACAATGGAAGACAACAAGGCGGCGAtggcgcagcagcagcagcagcagcaattgTTGCAGCAACAGCTGCTGATGCAGCAGATCCAAAGGCAGAAGGACGCCATGTCCCGGTTCCCCTCCAACATCGACGCCCATCTCCGCCCACAGGGTCAGGGTCAGGCTCAGCACCCCTCTCTTCTTCACCCCCGCCCTCTCACAAACCCTAATCCTAATTCCGCTCCCCAACAACCGAATCAGCTCCATCCCAACcccaaccctaaccctaatccTAATTCTTCTTCCGCACCGACTACGAATATTGCTATGagccagcagcagcagcagcacaaGGCCTCTCTCCAGCTTGCTTATCAAGACGCTTGGCGGGTCTGTCATCCCGACTTCAAGCGCCCTTTCTCTTCCCTCGAGGACGCCTGCGAGAGGTTTTTCTTGCTCCTTAATCCTTTTTTTCTGCAAAATGTCTTGTTGCTCGTTTATTGATGTTCACTCTTACAAATTGTGGCTTTTCAGATAACCCTTTCATTTATCTTGTTATTATACTACTTATCATTGACACAATCTTCAAGTCGTCCTCATTCATAATGAACAAACAAAATGCTTCAGTAAACAGATTCCTGAGCTATGGTTATTCTTCGTGGTTTTGTTTTGTGAATCGTGATCTGTAATTCACCGTGGGCATTAACTTGGGAAACTTTCGAGTTGGTACTGACTTTTAATTTTGAATCAATCAAGGATAAGATTCTTAAAAGGCTGCACCTTTTTGTATACTTACTCCTTGTAAATATTTATTAGCTGTTGTTTTGTATCCTCATCTGCAATTGTTGCCTTGATCTTGTTTGGCTTATCAAACATTGAGCTTAGTTCAagttagagcatctccaacaaATGAGCTCTAGTAGAGTTTTATATCCAACTTGTTGATGGTCTTTCATGCCACATCAACAGAAATAAACCCCGCCGACTTCCTTTCGaacaaagaaattaaacttGGGTTGGATTCTTATTTTGTAAGTCTCACATTTGACCCACTTTCACTTCAActataagaaaatgaaaatgaaataaagcacaAGGGGACAGCGCATCGGGTGCTCTTCTTTAGCTTCTCTGATGGTATATGATCCCGAATTTGGGTAGCCCACTGCAGCATTACAACTATTTAACTAGGCTTCTCTCTTGAATTCTGTATAGGCTATTACCATACCATGTTGTGGCAGACTATGAAGCAGAGGAAGATGACAAGATCCTTGATTCAGCCACCACAGGCCAAATTCTTTCTCGCTCTCAGCAGTGGGACAATAACATTGCTGCAAAAGTAGCAGAATTCACAGCTACATTCGAGAAGCAAGTCCTTGCATTCAACATTATTTCCCGCAAACGAGGTCTTGGTGAGTTTCGGACTGAAGAAAAGTTGATGATGGAGCAGTTCCTCTTGCAAGAGGAGAAGCGGTCACTACTTGAGTTAAGGGCTGAAATGGATTCGAGGCAGAAAGCTAGTCGAGAAAGTCATGAAGCAAATATGCGGATGGCAGCCATGGCACATGTGGATCACGCTCGTGCAGAATCACAAGCACATGCTGAGATGATGGCACGTGCTCCAATAAGAGGAAGTGCCCTTGGGTCTCGTGGTAATAGTACAATTTGTTCTGACATGGGTGAGCAAGAGCAGGATTTCCATCAGGATGAGATTATGAATGGGTGGGGGAGCAATGCACAGAAAGATGATAAGGAGCCATCTGAAGACTTTTTGAATGACGATGAAACAGAAAATGGAGATAATGCATTGCAAAGTGAGTGGCCTGAAGGAGGTGAGTTAGATCTGAATGCGAGATAAATCTATTCAACCTGAGAATAACACTTCATTTTGCTAGATATAGAGTTCATAGTTTGTGGTTTTAATATGGCACCACTACGGTTCCGCCGTTGCTAAATCAATCATATCCATCAGCATTGTAATCATTTTTCTAGTTTTCTTTGACATTATGATTGTGGTTGTTTGTGAGTAACAAAAGAGATCATAAAAGCATGTATGTTGTTAATGTCCAGCAGTAAATGTCCTTGTTAGGGGCTGAGATGTTGTTTGGTATACCAATGATCCTACTAACATCTTGAAATGCTCGCCATGATATTTTGCCCACTCCTCGACAATATATGTTGATTGATGTTTGCCACACCCTTGGTTTAAAAAAGCCCCAGGCGCAAACTGCCCCGGGGCCTAGGCTAGGCGTAGGGCTTTAACTGCAAGCGCAGGCTTTTCGTAGGTGAAGCGCACttaaagtataaaaatatatttatctataataGTATATTTTCTACTTAAAACATAAATACTTAGAACACACAAATACTTAATTTAATACACCTAAATACTCAAAAATctgaaatataaataaaacaatatataAGAATTTATCACTTGAGCTAAATTATTACTGTATTTTGTTgaagtttagttatttaaaaaaaaatagttaattttataccttaatatattaattaggaTTAGGAAACCTTTTGCTAAAAAAGTTGCGGCTGATgggctcttttttttttgagtggattttgaaaatggccactttcatattgtaaaattaaaatctagcctatgaaataaaaacataaaaaaatggccactgttaccaaaatacccttccacattaaaaattaaaaaaatggccattttacaccacccctttaaaaaatcccgcaattcacaaccagtgtgaattcacaaccaaaattttttggttgtgaattcacactggttgtgaattgagaattcacaaccagtcgaattcacaaccagaattttttgtttgtgaattcacaactagtcgaattcacagccaaattttaattcacaaccagtcgaattcacaacaaaaaattaattcacaactagaattttttggttgtgaattcacaacaaacgaattcacaaccaaaatttaattcacaaccagatttatgttggttgtgaattcacaatcagtaaaattcacaatcagaatttaattcacaagtagaatttattttggttgtgaattcaagtagttgtaaatttgagtttttaaagtttgaattcacaactaaaactaaaatttattttgattgtgaattcgagttttagttgtgaattaatagatctgattgtgaattcaagaatattaagttgttgattgtgaattcgaattttagttgtgaattaatagatctgattgtgaattcaagaatattaagttgtgaattcatagatgtggtcgtgaattcaaaaacattaagctgctgtgaattcataaatttggttgtgaatttaagaacattaaaaaaataattatacagctcaatcaaattgctgtacaacaccaaaatacaacaactcaatctaccatcaaaatacatcaattcctctaaatcaaaCTAAAATTAAACTCTCGTACAAAGgtacaaaatttcaaaataatgaCAAAAGTAAACAAGGATGAAAAACTTAATTTGGTTCAATTCAAATGCAAGCAGAACTGCAAAAGCACGATTTGAAAACAATCAAAACATTTTCGTAGAAGAGCTAGTTATTTTCCAAGAATAAGTCGCAACACAGAACTCTAAACCTTAACCCTAAATCCCCAATTTGGAGTAATTTTCGTTGCAAATTCCTCAATTTGCCGTCTTCGCCGCCTTTGACTATAACCAGCAGCGGCAACAACTCGCTGGTGTAGGTGGAAATGGAACAGATTTGCAGCAGATGAGCAGATCTGTCGTCGCAGCCGGATGAGGCGGCATGACGGCAATTCGCAGGCGGAGAAGACAGCGCGAGGGACGACGATGAAGAAGCaaccggaggcggcggcgcaaCGGAGATTTGAAGTtggaggaggcggcggacgCAAAATCGAGCTCCAAAATGTCCAGATCTGTCGACGGCAACAAGAGAGAAAGCCGACGACAGCAGCAGCGAGGGGATCGGCGACGCGGCGTTGGAGGTGGCACGACGGCGGAcgatttaaagagagagagagagacctggAACCCCGGCGGTGCCACGACCACAAGCCACCACCGTCGGGATTAGATGCGCCGCTAGAATCTGGATGGGCGGCGTTGTTTTCGGCGCTGCTATGGGCGGAGACGACGAGGCtggggcggcggcgcttcgccggAGGAGAGAAAGAAGGAGGGAGGGAGgtagggggagagagagagagagcgagagaagTGAGAGAGCGCAGAGAGAGAAAGCGAGAAATAGCAACTATTTAAGGAGGGGCATTTTAGTCTTTTCACGCAAAAACTGgctaaaattttatgtttttatcctataggctaaattttaattttgctatatGAAATAGGCTAGTTTCATATAttgacacttttttttttataaataaattatataagtaaataaagaaatttaaagaccgtgcGATGGAGGATTGGAATCAAGACCTCAAGGTCTTGAGGATTAACCTCCTACCattaggccaacacacgcacattaATTCTAAAAGTTGCGGCTGATGGGTCCCTTAATTTTAAAAGTTGGGGCTCTAATTgagtttttgaaataaaaaatatactcctatattataataataacaaatattgCCCTTTAATTGTAAAGTATGGCACCACCTCTTCATTCACACCGtaaaacgcagaatatcatgttcaagtacatgatcagaacgcagaatatcatgttcaagtacatgatcagaaattcagaatatcatgttcaagtacatgatcatacattcagaaacactcagaattcagaatatgtgtatgacaatgtgaattatttgcatgtttaagcgtatgtgaatatttgcatggcttctcactgagtatattttcaatatgctcatcccttatcttctcagttttgcagttatggagttgaggtggccatggaagtcgagaatgactagagatttagtatttccatagaattttaagttgaacttgttaagttttaatttattgttttattttattttttttcatgttactactttagttttagcaagttgattttaaattagtttaaattttgatagtcaaggaattttatttttaactattagttcttcaagattttagtttaaaaagtttatgaaaattggggtgttacatcgACTAAAGCTAGGCGCGCGTTTTTAAATCAAGGCCATGCCTATATATCAACTACTAGAGCCACTCATAAGTTAGCCAAGTTTGTTAGGTACTTATCGCGGATAGCGACTAGTGTTCTGGATAGCTGATTTTCCTAGTTGGCTGAAGAATATTGTTAACAGATGAAATTGTTTGAGAACATGTTTTAAATGTATTGGTTAATAGGAAATGAATTGGAGCCTGTCTAAATTTTTTACTGAATGGTACATTAGTGTGTATCTTGTTTGTAAGAACCACAGGATTAGGAATCACTGAAACAGTACTCTTACCTTAATTGGTTTAAAGGGAGGAATACCATCTATCTCTCTTCTGAATGGAGCCCTTTTATCTTAGAGGCTTCTGAATGGAGCCTTTATTTCCCTATATCAACTCAATATCTAAAGGTTTGGCGATGTTTGTAATACAGTCTCAATCTTTGAATAATTCCAAATCaatcatattattatttgaaaaacACACACAATTGTGACATCGCAATGCAGACgccataaaaatttaaaaaaggtTCAAAATAGCCTCAACGAACGCTTTGCCCTTGTATAATATTCATATGCTACTAACTTCCAACTCAAATTACATAATCCAGAGACACAACAAAACATACTGAGAGAGGTAGACTAGACATACACAAGTTATTACAAAcctaaaaacaaacaaaacaaaaccaaCATGGGCAAAAGTAAAACGCCTACACAGG contains:
- the LOC130987420 gene encoding RNA polymerase sigma factor sigA, whose protein sequence is MIMATAVVGLSTGTGKRLLRLGATSYYSDLSAERLACSADPTTTTSSSSSSSIISAKKSWSRRRPHSIKALKDPQPCLSDPDYLVDAVLLLQKSMLEKQWNLSPKTEEKEIEVICSGTSARRRRMESRKRVEKSVMNVDDELLHKGCYVKEQLLTHAQVVQLSHKIKAGLALEDRRQRLKQRLGCEPSDEQLASSLRMSRANLQSKMIECSLAREKLAMSNIRLVMSIAQRYDNMGAEMPDLIQGGLIGLLRGIEKFDSSKGFKISTYVYWWIRQGVSRALVDSSRTLRLPTHLHERLSLIRNAKTKLQERGITPSIDRIAETLNMTERKVRNATEAVSKVFSLDRDAYPSLNGLPGETLHSYIADTNVENNPWTGVDEWALKDEVDKLISVTLRQREQEIIRLYYGLDNECLTWEDISRRMGLSRERVRQVGLVALEKLKHAARKTGLEAMLLQH
- the LOC130987441 gene encoding uncharacterized protein LOC130987441, with protein sequence MASAGVKGFFREKKKGKPGAAKKGKHSASCGSDVVQPPALISNATLDLQEENDEKEEVLRQFDMNMAYGPCIGMNRLERWERANKLGLNPPAQVENLLRMEKANYLCLWDARV
- the LOC130987427 gene encoding uncharacterized protein LOC130987427 codes for the protein MEDNKAAMAQQQQQQQLLQQQLLMQQIQRQKDAMSRFPSNIDAHLRPQGQGQAQHPSLLHPRPLTNPNPNSAPQQPNQLHPNPNPNPNPNSSSAPTTNIAMSQQQQQHKASLQLAYQDAWRVCHPDFKRPFSSLEDACERLLPYHVVADYEAEEDDKILDSATTGQILSRSQQWDNNIAAKVAEFTATFEKQVLAFNIISRKRGLGEFRTEEKLMMEQFLLQEEKRSLLELRAEMDSRQKASRESHEANMRMAAMAHVDHARAESQAHAEMMARAPIRGSALGSRGNSTICSDMGEQEQDFHQDEIMNGWGSNAQKDDKEPSEDFLNDDETENGDNALQSEWPEGGELDLNAR